Proteins encoded by one window of Pyxidicoccus trucidator:
- a CDS encoding M57 family metalloprotease yields the protein MDDTQETLSNLREAGFPASEILVVDGVVYVGGDAAVSLQASREMLAVGGDSQEQYRTTNLVSAANSTIVIRAAPSTPLTILTGLVEAVANYKDLPITLDPFPDPCMHAPDCPPTTPFVVIDLVINPVLPGGASATSSFPSGGKPGSRIALGPGVAQLPANTIKHLITHEIGHAIGLRHSDFFNRAISCGGTATNEGTAGVGAIHIAGTPTGASAGGSLMNTCIPTGTAGEFSASDITALETLY from the coding sequence GTGGACGACACCCAGGAGACCCTCAGCAACCTCCGGGAGGCAGGATTCCCGGCCAGCGAAATCCTGGTCGTCGATGGTGTCGTCTACGTCGGAGGTGACGCCGCGGTGAGCCTCCAGGCGTCGCGGGAAATGCTCGCGGTGGGTGGCGACAGCCAGGAGCAGTACCGCACCACCAACCTGGTATCCGCCGCGAACTCGACGATCGTCATCAGGGCGGCACCGTCCACCCCTCTGACGATCCTGACCGGGCTCGTTGAAGCGGTGGCCAACTACAAGGATCTGCCAATCACCCTCGACCCGTTTCCCGATCCCTGCATGCATGCTCCCGATTGTCCGCCCACGACTCCCTTCGTGGTCATCGATCTGGTGATCAACCCGGTCCTTCCCGGGGGAGCTAGCGCGACCAGCAGTTTCCCTTCGGGTGGCAAGCCGGGCTCCAGGATTGCCCTCGGCCCTGGAGTCGCGCAGCTCCCTGCCAACACGATCAAACACCTCATCACTCACGAAATCGGCCACGCTATCGGGCTTCGCCACTCGGACTTCTTCAACCGCGCGATCAGTTGTGGCGGCACCGCGACCAATGAAGGCACGGCCGGCGTGGGTGCCATCCACATCGCGGGAACGCCGACCGGCGCATCGGCCGGTGGCTCGCTCATGAACACCTGCATCCCCACGGGCACGGCAGGTGAGTTCTCCGCGAGCGACATCACAGCGTTGGAGACCCTGTACTGA
- a CDS encoding PKD domain-containing protein: MNRTTHVRSYLLLALLGASFICACGGGSTPPPPVPPPEDCKASQAPPVAHAGDNQTVLPGALVMLDGSASTARGYRWTLSTVPAGSQAVLSDATLDKPGFTADVPGLYVATLLVADACQESRPDSVIVTAETPAPPPPPENLRPVARPGSSQEVVVGTAVELDGSASTDPEGQALTWSWTVVYSPSGSTATLSQQDSAKPSLSPDVEGAYILRLVVSDGKLQSEPVLLTLSARNAAPTARPGASRTVLSRRPVTLDGSASTAVTGEPLTFTWSLVSAPPGSTAELRDDTAVRPTFTPDLEGDYVVELVVSDSKRPSTPVTVTVTAENRAPVADAGADRTVVVGSTATLQGNGTDENGDTVTFVWTLTRMPTGSTATLRQANTQAPALTMDREGSYELSLVVADGRDASPADTVVLTAQPPFVHGLSHRAIDAEYSKALDRVVMVSTNPDALYLYDPATQLETSVALPAAPTSVSVGPDGLFAAVGHDANISYVDLSTPRLVKTVAVTTHVFDVVLAGNGFVYAFPSADQWVDIHCVNIATGVETLGGWLRAGTRGVLHPSGTAMYGANNGLSPDDIEKFDITRGTAQRSYDSPYHGDYYMCGNLWISEDGARIFTACGNTFRSSSVRSEDMTYAGALPGAGYIRHLTHSTAANRIALVQGSYWEPTLGREVRLYMPDFLGFDQSVPLPRFKVNGTDFDSYGRFVFYSAAGDRLIVVVQADPDSGLLNDFGIVTF; the protein is encoded by the coding sequence ATGAACCGAACCACGCATGTCCGTAGCTATTTGCTCCTGGCTTTGTTGGGAGCCTCCTTCATCTGTGCCTGCGGAGGAGGGTCCACTCCTCCGCCTCCAGTTCCGCCGCCGGAGGACTGCAAGGCGTCGCAGGCGCCTCCCGTTGCCCATGCGGGAGACAACCAGACGGTCCTCCCGGGCGCGCTCGTCATGCTCGACGGGTCGGCGTCCACCGCACGTGGCTACCGCTGGACGCTGTCCACGGTTCCCGCTGGCAGCCAGGCGGTGCTCTCGGATGCGACCCTGGACAAGCCTGGCTTCACAGCGGACGTCCCGGGCCTCTATGTCGCCACGCTGCTCGTCGCGGACGCGTGCCAGGAGAGCCGTCCGGACTCCGTCATCGTGACGGCCGAGACACCCGCTCCGCCTCCGCCGCCCGAGAACCTGCGGCCGGTGGCCCGTCCAGGCTCCTCCCAGGAGGTGGTGGTGGGCACGGCTGTCGAGCTCGACGGCAGCGCGAGCACCGACCCGGAGGGGCAGGCGCTCACCTGGTCTTGGACCGTTGTGTACTCCCCGTCCGGCAGCACCGCGACGCTCTCACAGCAGGACTCCGCGAAGCCTTCCCTCAGCCCCGATGTGGAAGGGGCCTACATCCTCCGACTGGTGGTCAGCGACGGGAAGCTCCAGTCCGAGCCCGTGCTGCTCACGCTCTCCGCGAGGAACGCCGCACCCACCGCGCGCCCGGGCGCGTCGCGCACCGTGCTCAGCCGCAGGCCGGTGACGCTCGACGGCAGTGCGAGCACGGCCGTGACAGGGGAGCCGCTCACCTTCACCTGGTCGTTGGTCTCGGCTCCTCCGGGCAGCACCGCCGAGCTTCGGGACGATACCGCAGTGAGGCCCACCTTCACTCCTGACCTGGAGGGCGACTACGTCGTCGAGCTCGTCGTCAGCGATAGCAAGCGCCCCTCCACGCCTGTGACTGTCACCGTGACAGCCGAGAACCGTGCGCCCGTGGCCGACGCCGGAGCCGACCGCACGGTGGTCGTGGGCTCGACCGCGACCCTGCAGGGGAATGGGACTGACGAGAATGGCGACACCGTCACCTTCGTCTGGACGCTCACCCGCATGCCCACGGGCAGTACCGCCACGTTGCGGCAGGCCAACACGCAGGCGCCCGCGCTCACGATGGATCGCGAAGGAAGCTACGAGCTGTCGCTCGTCGTGGCGGATGGCCGGGACGCGAGCCCCGCGGACACGGTGGTCCTCACGGCCCAGCCGCCCTTCGTCCACGGGCTCAGCCACCGTGCCATCGACGCCGAGTACAGCAAGGCGCTCGACCGGGTGGTGATGGTCTCCACCAACCCTGATGCCCTCTACCTCTACGACCCGGCCACACAGCTGGAGACTTCGGTCGCGCTGCCCGCGGCTCCCACCTCTGTCAGCGTGGGACCGGATGGGCTGTTCGCGGCGGTGGGCCATGACGCGAACATCTCCTACGTCGACCTCTCCACGCCAAGGCTCGTGAAGACGGTGGCGGTCACCACCCATGTCTTCGATGTCGTCCTCGCGGGGAATGGCTTCGTGTATGCCTTTCCGAGCGCGGACCAGTGGGTGGATATCCACTGCGTCAACATTGCCACCGGAGTGGAGACGCTGGGCGGCTGGCTTCGCGCCGGCACCCGAGGAGTGCTGCATCCCAGCGGGACGGCCATGTATGGGGCCAACAATGGGCTGTCGCCGGACGACATCGAGAAGTTTGACATCACCCGGGGCACCGCGCAGCGGAGCTACGACTCGCCCTACCATGGCGACTATTACATGTGCGGGAACCTGTGGATCTCCGAGGACGGAGCCCGCATCTTCACCGCCTGCGGCAACACCTTCCGGTCCTCCAGCGTCAGGTCCGAGGACATGACCTACGCGGGCGCGCTCCCCGGGGCGGGGTACATCCGCCACCTGACCCACTCGACCGCGGCCAACCGCATCGCCCTGGTCCAGGGGAGCTATTGGGAGCCGACGTTGGGCAGGGAGGTGCGTCTCTACATGCCTGACTTCCTCGGCTTCGATCAGAGCGTTCCGCTGCCCCGCTTCAAGGTCAACGGCACCGATTTCGACAGCTACGGCCGCTTCGTCTTCTACTCCGCGGCGGGTGACAGGCTCATCGTGGTGGTGCAGGCCGACCCGGACTCTGGACTGCTGAACGACTTCGGCATCGTCACCTTCTGA
- a CDS encoding GatB/YqeY domain-containing protein, translating into MRTVNEWKAALRTSLKEAMRARSAQAAAVLRETLAAIDNAEAADLSVAPAAVDGAFAGSAGGLGSGEVARLALTPEAVQAVIDREIQERRDAVALYEKLGKQDEANAVKAQVDVLLAV; encoded by the coding sequence ATGCGAACCGTGAATGAGTGGAAGGCGGCGCTGCGCACCTCGCTGAAGGAGGCGATGCGGGCGCGGAGTGCCCAGGCCGCGGCGGTGCTTCGCGAGACGCTCGCGGCCATCGACAACGCGGAGGCGGCCGACCTGAGCGTGGCACCCGCGGCCGTCGATGGCGCTTTCGCGGGAAGCGCCGGTGGGCTGGGGAGTGGGGAAGTGGCCCGCCTGGCCCTGACACCGGAGGCCGTTCAAGCCGTCATCGACCGCGAGATTCAGGAGCGGCGGGACGCGGTGGCCCTCTACGAGAAGCTCGGCAAGCAGGACGAGGCGAACGCCGTGAAGGCCCAGGTGGACGTGCTCCTCGCGGTCTGA
- a CDS encoding tyrosine-type recombinase/integrase: MVEDCKAPLGQHRPRLGSLTDDAPSPICPRQRRRSLEIGDPRVPGRALGWARCRRSARREEQQKRGAGAESHGHVLSVEPASCGSRLAVCGVCQQPRIAGILGRGLDLILRSARAEGRFDDGGVGHGLRDQDASQTPAMKGVPLKVIQELMGHATIEMRMRYAHLSPETRRQAVAVLDAPFAPARDIDATRLEGAANQP, encoded by the coding sequence ATGGTCGAGGACTGCAAAGCACCGCTCGGCCAGCACCGGCCAAGGCTGGGAAGCCTCACGGACGACGCACCTTCCCCCATCTGTCCACGGCAGCGTCGCCGCTCGCTCGAGATTGGCGATCCTCGGGTTCCGGGACGCGCTCTCGGTTGGGCTCGGTGCCGACGTAGCGCACGCCGAGAGGAACAGCAGAAGCGCGGCGCAGGCGCGGAGTCGCATGGACACGTCCTTTCAGTCGAGCCAGCGAGCTGCGGGTCAAGGCTGGCCGTATGTGGAGTATGCCAGCAGCCGCGAATAGCGGGGATACTTGGAAGGGGTCTGGATCTGATCCTGCGCAGTGCGAGGGCTGAGGGTCGGTTTGACGACGGGGGAGTGGGCCATGGGCTGCGTGATCAGGATGCGAGCCAGACCCCCGCTATGAAGGGGGTTCCGTTGAAGGTGATTCAGGAGCTGATGGGGCACGCGACCATCGAAATGAGAATGCGCTACGCCCACCTGAGCCCCGAGACCCGTCGGCAGGCTGTCGCGGTGCTCGACGCGCCCTTTGCGCCGGCACGCGACATAGACGCAACACGGCTGGAAGGTGCTGCTAACCAGCCGTGA
- a CDS encoding DUF6209 family protein: protein MLKHSFRWFVATAALLVGTVASSQSTPSITFQSPSQGWNVVASSNPLPFGQTVTINYSADRLTQCRGNITATTPGWSIYGQYSFNGGPVQSFWVAGGYPTPFPPPPSIPLNTRGDLAIWFVNTSRWGCQAWDSSFGNNFHFNVQ from the coding sequence TTGCTGAAACATTCTTTCCGCTGGTTCGTCGCCACCGCCGCGCTGCTCGTCGGCACAGTGGCTTCCTCGCAGTCCACGCCGAGCATCACCTTCCAGTCGCCGTCACAGGGCTGGAATGTAGTCGCGTCGTCCAACCCGCTGCCCTTTGGACAGACGGTTACCATCAACTACAGCGCAGACCGGCTGACCCAGTGCCGCGGCAACATCACCGCCACCACGCCTGGGTGGTCCATCTACGGCCAATACAGCTTCAACGGTGGCCCGGTGCAGAGCTTCTGGGTGGCCGGCGGCTACCCCACGCCCTTCCCGCCCCCGCCCTCCATTCCGCTCAACACGCGTGGCGACCTGGCCATCTGGTTCGTGAACACCAGCCGCTGGGGCTGCCAGGCGTGGGACTCGAGCTTCGGCAACAACTTCCATTTCAACGTGCAGTGA
- a CDS encoding VOC family protein → MSNKLVTCLWFDKGEARKAAEFYASIFPDSRVGAVNKAVSDFPGGQQGEELTVEFTVLGRPFIGLNGGPNFKPNESVSFMVMTEGQEETDRYWDAITRNGGKESDCGWCKDKWGFSWQITPRRLTDLMSEGGERARRAFEAMMTMRKIDVAKIEAAVKGEGVGA, encoded by the coding sequence ATGAGCAATAAGCTGGTCACCTGCCTGTGGTTCGACAAAGGCGAAGCCCGCAAGGCCGCCGAATTCTACGCGTCCATCTTCCCCGACAGCCGTGTCGGGGCTGTGAATAAAGCCGTGTCCGACTTTCCGGGCGGCCAGCAGGGCGAGGAGCTGACGGTCGAGTTCACCGTCCTCGGCCGGCCCTTCATTGGCCTCAATGGCGGGCCCAACTTCAAGCCGAACGAGTCTGTCAGCTTCATGGTCATGACCGAAGGCCAGGAGGAAACCGACCGCTATTGGGACGCAATTACCCGGAACGGTGGAAAAGAGAGCGACTGCGGCTGGTGCAAGGACAAATGGGGCTTTTCCTGGCAGATCACGCCGAGGCGTCTGACGGACCTGATGAGCGAAGGCGGTGAGCGGGCCAGGCGCGCGTTCGAGGCGATGATGACGATGAGGAAGATCGACGTCGCGAAGATCGAGGCGGCCGTCAAAGGGGAAGGCGTCGGTGCGTAA
- a CDS encoding DUF5953 family protein, which translates to MTAAQRTLLIIVHAPALKDHDDRPTAVVHAMERTLPGLRLGWTMSEKGDISALPRRDEWVAANTTNGGFPFLCNDDDNHLVTVAGLENPSGLAAGTPPHLEVHADLPLDAAGIAGAVDVLAGLSEGARAIWGHATPSGYGGIVAQQFRHPSDEPHVPPYGLPSLKLPWDRSMPEIPHFLGWLNYWSADAAQAIGFPDLARDADLLSRSRRTSSGGWVVQLTDAPLDLDNPAHLDALLRAYERFPEIGGRAAP; encoded by the coding sequence ATGACGGCCGCTCAAAGAACCCTCCTCATTATCGTCCACGCGCCTGCGCTCAAGGACCATGACGACCGCCCGACCGCAGTTGTCCATGCAATGGAACGTACGCTGCCCGGCTTGCGCCTAGGGTGGACGATGTCGGAAAAGGGAGACATTAGCGCATTGCCTCGACGCGACGAGTGGGTCGCGGCCAACACGACAAACGGAGGGTTTCCGTTCCTCTGCAACGATGATGATAACCACCTCGTGACGGTTGCCGGACTGGAAAACCCAAGCGGTCTTGCCGCAGGAACTCCGCCGCATCTTGAAGTCCATGCGGACCTGCCACTAGACGCAGCCGGCATCGCGGGGGCTGTCGATGTGCTTGCCGGTTTATCGGAGGGCGCTCGCGCGATATGGGGGCATGCGACGCCGAGCGGCTATGGTGGGATCGTGGCGCAACAATTCCGCCACCCCAGCGATGAGCCGCACGTTCCACCCTATGGGCTGCCGTCGCTCAAGCTCCCATGGGACAGGTCCATGCCTGAGATTCCGCACTTTCTCGGGTGGCTGAACTACTGGTCTGCCGATGCCGCACAGGCCATCGGGTTCCCGGACCTGGCTCGGGACGCGGACCTGCTTTCACGGTCGCGGCGCACGTCATCGGGCGGGTGGGTCGTGCAGCTCACGGACGCGCCGCTCGACCTGGACAACCCCGCCCACCTGGACGCGCTCCTTCGGGCCTATGAGCGCTTCCCGGAGATCGGCGGTCGCGCAGCACCTTGA
- a CDS encoding RNA polymerase sigma factor, with protein sequence MSEPEDEVARTEGYYRRYGEAVHRRCRRLLGDDALAWDMTQEVFLRAHAHLEQVRSASSPLSWLLTVADRQCFSVLRRRRTEAASAMTLRAPIPGLRTAPDDALERLLVDADMVRHVLAHCPEDVQRIVAHRFLDELEQEQIAALLDVSRKTVQRKLQAFLDTARRLLDVPGAVPRKGVAPA encoded by the coding sequence GTGAGCGAACCGGAAGACGAGGTCGCGCGGACCGAGGGCTACTACCGTCGCTACGGTGAGGCCGTGCACCGGCGCTGCCGGCGGCTGCTCGGAGACGACGCGCTGGCATGGGACATGACGCAGGAGGTCTTCCTGCGCGCCCACGCGCACCTGGAGCAGGTGCGGAGCGCCAGCTCACCGCTGTCGTGGCTGTTGACGGTAGCGGACCGCCAGTGCTTCTCGGTGCTGCGCCGCCGCCGCACCGAGGCGGCCAGTGCAATGACGCTGCGCGCCCCGATTCCGGGCCTCCGCACCGCTCCGGATGATGCGCTGGAGCGCCTGCTGGTGGACGCCGACATGGTGCGCCATGTGCTCGCCCACTGTCCGGAGGACGTCCAGCGCATCGTCGCGCACCGCTTCCTGGACGAGCTGGAACAGGAGCAGATTGCCGCCCTGCTCGACGTCTCGCGCAAGACGGTGCAGCGCAAGCTCCAGGCCTTCTTGGATACCGCGCGGAGGCTTCTGGATGTGCCCGGCGCCGTTCCGCGGAAAGGAGTCGCTCCCGCATGA
- a CDS encoding DUF6310 domain-containing protein produces the protein MAAPEIVVGTVIILGVVVVGVVIKEALDAYELRGSSTEEVEPAPQTKPAPQEPSANRKTKPEPSGQDWFPPVPTEPLERERRPECRPVPVRHLGGNDPHNECADKIPNNSFPGWDVLVNGKNFDGMVLTTRTLWDVKTDDFEKQPPRSQRFFVRMKLPGLRLEAKLARECRYDFIIGVRSAAHEAVLFDEDPTLKVVVMDWC, from the coding sequence TTGGCTGCTCCCGAGATCGTTGTAGGCACGGTGATTATTCTTGGCGTAGTGGTGGTGGGAGTCGTTATCAAAGAAGCGCTAGATGCGTATGAGTTGAGAGGGAGCAGCACGGAAGAGGTAGAACCCGCTCCCCAAACGAAGCCCGCCCCGCAGGAACCGTCAGCGAATCGAAAGACCAAGCCGGAGCCATCAGGGCAGGACTGGTTCCCCCCGGTGCCAACTGAGCCACTGGAGCGAGAGCGCCGCCCAGAGTGTCGGCCCGTCCCGGTGCGACATTTGGGCGGCAACGATCCACACAACGAATGCGCTGACAAGATTCCCAACAACAGCTTCCCTGGCTGGGATGTGCTCGTCAATGGGAAGAACTTCGACGGAATGGTGCTCACCACTCGCACGCTGTGGGATGTCAAGACGGATGACTTTGAAAAACAGCCGCCTCGCTCTCAAAGGTTTTTTGTCAGGATGAAGCTGCCGGGGCTGAGGCTCGAAGCCAAGCTCGCCAGGGAATGCAGGTACGACTTCATCATTGGAGTGCGAAGCGCCGCGCATGAAGCTGTGCTGTTCGATGAAGACCCCACTCTCAAAGTCGTCGTCATGGATTGGTGTTGA